A stretch of Natronococcus sp. CG52 DNA encodes these proteins:
- a CDS encoding AMP-binding protein produces MTNLVTAVAATVDSNPESPAIAFDGDRVSYEAFWDRAGRFAKALDERGVGEGDRVGIYLPNLPQFVTAFYGTLRAGGIVVPMNPQYKARELSHLLGDSGAKAVVSLGANVDEVGSVLEDTAVEHVIAVGDTEDSAAVGFEEFLADETLEIVDRADGDVAVQPYTSGTTGTPKGVLLTHRNLAWTTRANADVPPGGFQESDRLVGTLPLFHIYGMSVVMNGAMYSGGTYYPVSEWDAPTVMDLLEDAEISIMFGVPAMFNDVINQPEADAYEFDSLRFVNSGGASLPIEVLERFETLYGVQLNEGYGLTETSPVTHANTADSRRKGSIGQPLDGVEAKVVDEEFEEVPRVPEGPVNEESVASTTQRNGGGEAADASLHEITGELVVAGPNVMKGYYGLPEANVEAFTEEGGTRWFHTGDVCYWDEDDFFFVVDREKHMIVTGGYNVYPREIEELLFEHEAVADAAVVGVPDDRRGETVKALVVPVPDADVTPEEIKRYCLDGLAEYKHPREVQFVEELPRTTTGKVQKFKI; encoded by the coding sequence ATGACGAATCTCGTCACAGCAGTCGCTGCGACCGTCGATTCGAACCCGGAGTCGCCCGCGATCGCGTTCGACGGCGATCGAGTGAGCTACGAGGCGTTCTGGGACCGGGCCGGACGATTCGCGAAGGCGCTCGACGAGCGAGGGGTCGGCGAGGGCGACCGGGTCGGAATCTACCTCCCGAACCTGCCGCAGTTCGTCACGGCGTTCTACGGCACGCTCCGGGCCGGCGGCATCGTCGTCCCGATGAACCCGCAGTACAAGGCCCGCGAACTCAGTCACCTGCTCGGCGACAGCGGCGCGAAGGCGGTCGTCTCGCTCGGCGCGAACGTCGACGAAGTCGGCTCGGTGCTCGAGGACACCGCCGTCGAACACGTGATCGCCGTCGGCGACACCGAGGATTCGGCGGCGGTCGGCTTCGAGGAGTTCCTCGCCGACGAGACGCTCGAGATCGTCGACCGCGCGGACGGAGACGTCGCCGTCCAGCCCTACACCTCGGGGACGACCGGCACGCCGAAGGGCGTCCTGCTCACCCACCGCAACCTCGCCTGGACGACGCGGGCGAACGCCGACGTCCCGCCGGGGGGATTTCAGGAGTCGGATCGACTGGTCGGCACGCTCCCGCTCTTTCACATCTACGGGATGTCCGTCGTGATGAACGGCGCCATGTACAGCGGCGGTACCTACTACCCCGTTTCCGAGTGGGACGCACCGACGGTGATGGACCTGCTCGAGGACGCGGAGATCTCGATCATGTTCGGCGTCCCGGCGATGTTCAACGACGTGATCAACCAGCCCGAGGCCGACGCCTACGAGTTCGACTCCCTGCGGTTCGTCAACTCGGGCGGGGCCAGTCTCCCGATCGAGGTGCTCGAACGCTTCGAGACGCTGTACGGCGTCCAGTTGAACGAGGGGTACGGGCTCACGGAGACGAGTCCGGTTACCCACGCCAACACGGCCGACTCGCGGCGAAAGGGTAGCATCGGGCAGCCCCTCGACGGCGTCGAGGCGAAGGTCGTAGACGAGGAGTTCGAGGAAGTGCCTCGAGTCCCGGAGGGGCCGGTGAACGAGGAGAGCGTTGCGTCGACGACGCAACGGAACGGAGGCGGCGAAGCCGCCGACGCCTCCCTCCACGAGATCACGGGAGAACTCGTCGTCGCCGGTCCGAACGTGATGAAGGGGTACTACGGACTGCCGGAAGCGAACGTGGAGGCCTTCACCGAGGAGGGCGGCACGCGCTGGTTCCACACCGGCGACGTCTGTTACTGGGACGAGGACGACTTCTTCTTCGTCGTCGACCGCGAGAAACACATGATCGTCACCGGCGGCTACAACGTCTATCCGCGAGAGATAGAGGAACTTCTCTTCGAGCACGAGGCCGTCGCGGACGCCGCCGTCGTCGGCGTGCCGGACGACCGTCGCGGCGAGACCGTGAAGGCGCTGGTCGTGCCGGTTCCCGACGCTGACGTGACGCCCGAGGAGATCAAACGGTACTGCCTGGACGGCCTGGCGGAGTACAAACACCCGCGGGAGGTCCAGTTCGTCGAGGAACTGCCCCGAACGACGACCGGGAAGGTCCAGAAGTTCAAGATCTGA
- a CDS encoding acyl-CoA dehydrogenase family protein, whose amino-acid sequence MAFALSDEHRAIREAVREFGENEMKPVAEEYDREGTYPEEIRREAAQYDFVAPGIPLEYDGAGMDKISSTIVTEELWRADPGIGSAVGSAGFGTNMILEFGDEWMKEEWLPKIANGETASCSMISEPAHGSNVAGIETVAEREAQGASERSGAAAEKDGDGYVLNGNKMWITNGTVADVGVLMAKTSPDEGHRGITAFLVEMDADGVRTEKIDNKLGIRASDLAEVIVDDVRVPEENVIGEVDQGFYQLMEFFASGRTSVAAQAVGAAQGALDAALDYANQREQFGQKIKEFQAIEHKLAEMATKVEAARSLTYRAATQVERNNQDVAAQFSSMAKLFASEISVEVADEGVQVHGGSGYVTDYPAERYYRDARITKIYEGTSEIQKNIIADQLL is encoded by the coding sequence ATGGCATTCGCTCTGTCCGACGAGCACCGCGCAATCCGCGAGGCCGTTCGCGAGTTCGGCGAAAACGAGATGAAACCGGTGGCCGAAGAGTACGACCGGGAGGGAACGTATCCCGAAGAGATCCGCAGGGAGGCGGCGCAGTACGACTTCGTCGCGCCGGGGATTCCCCTGGAGTACGACGGTGCCGGGATGGACAAGATCTCCTCGACGATCGTCACCGAAGAGCTGTGGCGGGCCGATCCCGGGATCGGCTCGGCCGTCGGCAGCGCCGGCTTCGGGACGAACATGATCCTCGAGTTCGGCGACGAGTGGATGAAAGAGGAGTGGCTCCCGAAGATCGCCAACGGCGAGACCGCCTCCTGTTCGATGATCTCCGAACCCGCACACGGCTCGAACGTCGCCGGCATCGAGACCGTGGCGGAGCGCGAGGCGCAGGGCGCCTCGGAACGAAGCGGTGCAGCCGCTGAGAAGGACGGCGACGGCTACGTGCTCAACGGGAACAAGATGTGGATCACGAACGGGACCGTCGCCGACGTCGGCGTCCTGATGGCCAAGACCAGCCCCGACGAGGGCCACCGCGGGATCACCGCGTTCCTCGTCGAGATGGACGCCGACGGCGTCCGGACCGAGAAGATCGACAACAAGCTCGGCATCCGCGCCTCCGACCTCGCCGAGGTCATCGTCGACGACGTCCGCGTGCCCGAGGAGAACGTCATCGGCGAGGTCGATCAGGGATTCTACCAGCTGATGGAGTTCTTCGCCTCCGGCCGCACCAGCGTCGCCGCCCAGGCCGTCGGCGCCGCCCAGGGTGCCCTCGACGCGGCGCTCGACTACGCCAATCAGCGTGAGCAGTTCGGCCAGAAGATCAAGGAATTCCAGGCTATCGAGCACAAACTCGCCGAGATGGCGACGAAAGTCGAGGCCGCTCGATCGCTGACCTACCGCGCCGCGACCCAGGTCGAGCGGAACAACCAGGACGTCGCCGCGCAGTTCTCGAGCATGGCGAAGCTGTTCGCCAGCGAAATCTCGGTCGAAGTCGCCGACGAAGGGGTTCAGGTCCACGGCGGTTCGGGCTACGTCACGGACTACCCGGCCGAACGCTACTACCGCGACGCCCGCATCACGAAGATCTACGAGGGAACGAGCGAGATTCAGAAGAACATCATCGCCGACCAGTTGCTGTAG
- a CDS encoding thiolase family protein, translating into MSDQQPVVVQAVRTPQGKRGGVFAETGSEGLSVPLVDTMLERTGLSGADIDDIRWGCAKQVNEQSNNLARVIALCSELGESVPGTTIDRLCASSTEAITSASDAVRAGQREVVIAGGVENMSRNERRKGIGSYDGIAEQYDVAGLRMGQTAETVAREYDIPRERQDEYGARSQQRAVEATDAGRFDDEIVPIETDERVVEEDEGLRPGTTTEKISGLPPAFEEDGTVTAANASQVSDGAAGVLITSRAFAEERGLEIMAKIEDHNVAGVDPELMGIGPVPAVRGIWERNGRSADDYDLVELNEAFASQTLYCRDELGFDDEIFNVNGGAIALGHPLGASGARLPVTLVHELRRRGGGLGLSTMCVGYGQGAAVEFRVPDGR; encoded by the coding sequence ATGTCCGATCAGCAGCCAGTCGTGGTCCAGGCAGTGCGAACTCCGCAGGGGAAACGGGGCGGCGTCTTCGCCGAGACGGGAAGCGAGGGGCTCTCGGTCCCGCTCGTCGATACGATGCTCGAGCGGACGGGACTCTCCGGCGCCGATATCGACGACATCCGCTGGGGCTGTGCCAAGCAGGTGAACGAACAGAGCAACAACCTCGCCCGCGTGATCGCGCTCTGCTCGGAACTGGGCGAGAGCGTGCCGGGAACCACGATCGATCGCCTCTGCGCGTCCTCGACCGAGGCGATCACGAGCGCGAGCGACGCCGTTCGGGCCGGCCAGCGCGAGGTCGTTATCGCGGGCGGCGTCGAGAACATGAGCCGAAACGAGCGCCGGAAGGGGATCGGCTCCTACGACGGCATCGCCGAACAGTACGACGTCGCCGGCCTCCGGATGGGTCAGACGGCCGAAACGGTCGCCCGAGAGTACGACATCCCTCGCGAGCGCCAGGACGAGTACGGCGCTCGCAGCCAGCAGCGTGCGGTCGAGGCGACCGACGCGGGCAGATTCGACGACGAGATCGTCCCCATCGAGACGGACGAACGGGTCGTCGAGGAAGACGAGGGCCTGCGTCCCGGTACCACGACGGAGAAAATATCGGGCCTCCCGCCGGCGTTCGAGGAGGACGGCACCGTCACCGCCGCCAACGCCTCCCAGGTCTCCGACGGGGCCGCAGGAGTCCTGATCACGAGCAGGGCATTCGCCGAGGAGCGCGGCCTCGAGATCATGGCGAAAATCGAGGATCACAACGTCGCCGGCGTCGATCCCGAACTGATGGGGATCGGCCCGGTTCCGGCAGTCCGGGGCATCTGGGAGCGAAACGGCCGCTCGGCCGACGACTACGATCTCGTCGAACTCAACGAGGCGTTCGCCAGCCAAACGCTGTACTGCAGGGACGAACTCGGTTTCGACGACGAGATTTTCAACGTCAACGGCGGCGCCATCGCCCTTGGACATCCGCTCGGGGCGTCGGGCGCTCGGTTGCCCGTAACGCTCGTCCACGAACTGCGGCGACGCGGCGGCGGTCTCGGCCTGTCGACGATGTGCGTCGGCTACGGACAGGGCGCCGCGGTCGAGTTCCGCGTTCCGGACGGGAGGTAG
- a CDS encoding 3-hydroxyacyl-CoA dehydrogenase family protein, with the protein MQIAVLGAGSMGHGIAQVSAMAGHDVVLRDVESEFVESGLEGIRENLQGGVDRDKLTETEMEETIARIEGTTDLTDAVGDADLVVEAVPEDMNLKRDVFSDVEDAASEETVIASNTSSLSVTEMASALEHPERAIGLHFFNPPHLMDLVEIVIAEQTDDRTEAFAVDYVREIEKEDVVVRDSAGFATSRLGLVTGLEAIRMVEEGVASPADIDEAMKLGYGYPMGPIELGDHVGLDVRLHIAEHLREELGERFKPPQALRRKVRAGKLGKKSGEGFYVWEDGERAGMSGEWGDADE; encoded by the coding sequence ATGCAAATCGCAGTTCTCGGTGCCGGCAGCATGGGGCACGGAATCGCCCAGGTGTCCGCGATGGCGGGCCACGACGTCGTCCTGCGGGACGTCGAATCGGAGTTCGTCGAGAGCGGTCTCGAGGGAATCCGCGAGAACCTCCAGGGGGGCGTCGACCGGGACAAACTCACGGAGACGGAGATGGAGGAGACGATCGCGCGGATCGAGGGGACGACCGACCTCACGGACGCCGTCGGCGACGCCGACCTCGTGGTCGAGGCGGTCCCCGAGGACATGAACCTGAAACGGGACGTCTTCTCCGACGTCGAGGATGCCGCGAGCGAGGAGACGGTCATCGCCTCGAACACCTCCTCGCTCTCCGTGACGGAGATGGCCAGCGCGCTCGAGCACCCCGAACGCGCGATCGGGCTCCACTTTTTCAACCCGCCGCACCTGATGGATCTGGTCGAGATCGTGATCGCCGAACAGACCGACGACCGTACCGAAGCATTCGCCGTCGACTACGTCCGCGAGATCGAGAAGGAGGACGTCGTCGTCCGCGACAGCGCCGGCTTCGCCACCTCGCGGCTCGGTCTCGTGACGGGGCTCGAGGCGATCCGGATGGTCGAGGAGGGCGTCGCGAGCCCGGCGGACATCGACGAGGCGATGAAACTCGGCTACGGCTACCCGATGGGCCCGATCGAACTCGGCGACCACGTCGGTCTCGACGTTCGCCTGCACATCGCCGAACACCTCCGCGAGGAGCTCGGCGAGCGGTTCAAGCCGCCGCAGGCGCTGCGCCGAAAGGTTCGGGCGGGCAAACTCGGCAAGAAGTCCGGCGAGGGGTTCTACGTCTGGGAGGACGGCGAACGCGCCGGGATGAGCGGCGAGTGGGGTGACGCGGATGAGTGA
- a CDS encoding enoyl-CoA hydratase/isomerase family protein gives MSELTDEYEVLSVEVGEHADRVATVAIERPDARNALNGQVRTELKDAVAAAEADDDVRVLVLTGGEGSGAFVAGADVTEFQDRGLVEQREASQRPRVYETVDDASIPVIARVNGHALGGGCELAQACDVRIAESGAKLGQPEINLGLIPGGGGTQRLTRLVGEGQAMRLVLSGELIDAAEAKAIGLVDDVYDAEDLDEGVYGLAESMAEKSPIALEFGKKAVKAGSRMGLEEGLEYESELFVQLFATEDKDEGIGAFLEGREPKFEGK, from the coding sequence ATGAGTGAGCTAACCGACGAGTACGAGGTGCTCTCGGTCGAGGTCGGCGAGCACGCCGACCGCGTCGCGACGGTCGCCATCGAGCGCCCGGACGCCCGCAACGCGCTCAACGGGCAGGTCCGAACCGAGCTGAAGGACGCGGTCGCCGCCGCGGAGGCGGACGACGACGTCCGCGTGCTCGTCCTCACGGGCGGGGAGGGCTCGGGTGCGTTCGTCGCCGGCGCGGACGTCACCGAGTTCCAGGATCGCGGTCTCGTCGAACAGCGCGAGGCCAGCCAGCGACCCCGCGTCTACGAGACCGTCGACGACGCCTCGATTCCGGTCATCGCCCGGGTCAACGGTCACGCGCTCGGCGGCGGCTGCGAACTCGCGCAGGCCTGCGACGTCCGGATCGCCGAGTCGGGCGCGAAGCTCGGCCAGCCCGAGATCAACCTCGGACTCATCCCCGGCGGCGGCGGCACGCAGCGTCTCACCCGCCTCGTCGGCGAGGGCCAGGCGATGCGCCTCGTCCTGTCGGGCGAACTGATCGACGCCGCGGAGGCGAAGGCGATCGGCCTCGTGGACGACGTCTACGACGCCGAGGACCTCGACGAGGGCGTCTACGGCCTCGCGGAATCGATGGCCGAGAAGAGTCCCATCGCCCTCGAGTTCGGCAAGAAGGCGGTCAAGGCGGGCTCTCGAATGGGACTCGAGGAGGGCCTCGAGTACGAGTCCGAACTGTTCGTCCAGCTCTTCGCCACCGAGGACAAGGACGAGGGGATCGGCGCGTTCCTCGAAGGACGGGAGCCGAAGTTCGAGGGGAAGTGA
- a CDS encoding LUD domain-containing protein, with product MSSDSREAKASRIHHLLRTEGDAVERNTQTFNRGRYDAIGDLEAAEAYRNRAREIKEDAIENLPELIDEVTASVEANGGTVYLADDAADANRYVREVVADAEAETVVKSKSMTTEELEVNDALERDDIDVWETDLGEFVLQVADEAPSHIVAPAIHKSREGIAELFRERFDPDTPLETAEDLTVFAREFLGERIREADVGMTGANFVTADSGSIALVTSEGNARKTVTATDTQIAVAGVEKIIPTVEDLHPFVELIGKSGTGQDITSYVSVLTPPVDAPSLDRDPDAPLSSATADDRDFHLVLVDNGRMDMREDDQLRETLYCIRCSACANSCANFQSVGGHAFGGETYSGGIATGWETGVHGSDSAAEFNDLCTGCSRCVNACPVKIDIPWINTVVRDRLNREGDDSQFEFVYDELVPDEEPSGIDPQKRLFGNYETLAKLGSATAPVSNWVADLGPVRTLLDRTLGVDERRSLPEFERETLRGWHSARGPGVSQADASREAVLYPDTYTNYVDVDRGKAAVRVLEALDVHVRIPPVGESGRAPLSQGMIDTADERASRVYAALAEHLDAGRDVVVIEPSDLAMFHREYEKLLPERSFERLREGSYEILEYVYGRLENGADSSALRAPERPVAYHAHCQQRTLGLERYTTAVLDRLGADVLESDVECCGMAGSFGYKSEYYELSMDVGDRLRDQFTTPTARDRLVVASGTSCEEQLGALLERDATHPVEVLDPARRGRNGQR from the coding sequence ATGAGCTCCGATTCGCGCGAGGCGAAAGCGAGCCGCATTCACCACCTGCTGCGGACCGAGGGCGACGCCGTCGAGCGAAACACGCAGACGTTCAACCGGGGGCGGTACGACGCCATCGGCGACCTCGAGGCCGCCGAGGCGTACCGGAATCGGGCCCGCGAGATCAAGGAGGACGCCATCGAGAATCTGCCCGAACTGATCGACGAGGTCACCGCGTCCGTCGAGGCAAACGGCGGGACGGTCTACCTCGCCGACGACGCCGCGGACGCGAACCGCTACGTCCGAGAGGTCGTCGCCGACGCCGAGGCCGAGACGGTGGTCAAGTCGAAGTCGATGACCACCGAAGAGCTCGAGGTCAACGACGCGCTCGAGCGCGACGATATCGACGTCTGGGAGACCGACCTCGGAGAGTTCGTCCTCCAGGTTGCCGACGAAGCACCATCGCACATCGTCGCGCCGGCGATCCACAAGTCCCGCGAGGGTATCGCCGAGCTGTTTCGCGAGCGGTTCGATCCGGACACCCCGCTCGAGACCGCCGAGGACCTCACGGTGTTCGCCCGCGAGTTCCTCGGCGAGCGCATCCGCGAGGCAGACGTCGGGATGACCGGTGCGAACTTCGTCACCGCGGACTCGGGATCGATCGCGCTCGTCACCAGCGAGGGCAACGCCCGGAAGACGGTGACTGCGACGGACACCCAGATCGCCGTCGCCGGGGTCGAGAAAATTATCCCGACGGTCGAGGACCTCCACCCGTTCGTCGAACTCATCGGCAAATCGGGAACGGGCCAGGACATCACCTCCTACGTCTCCGTGCTGACGCCGCCGGTCGACGCGCCGTCGCTCGACCGGGATCCCGACGCACCGCTCTCCTCGGCGACCGCGGACGACCGCGATTTCCACCTCGTGCTCGTCGACAACGGCCGCATGGACATGCGCGAGGACGATCAGCTCCGGGAGACGCTGTACTGCATCCGCTGTTCGGCCTGTGCGAACTCGTGTGCCAACTTCCAGTCCGTCGGCGGCCACGCCTTCGGCGGGGAAACCTACTCCGGCGGCATCGCGACGGGCTGGGAGACCGGCGTCCACGGCTCCGACAGCGCCGCCGAGTTCAACGACCTTTGTACGGGCTGCTCGCGCTGCGTCAACGCCTGCCCGGTCAAGATCGACATCCCCTGGATCAACACCGTGGTCCGCGACCGGCTCAACCGCGAGGGCGACGATAGTCAGTTCGAGTTCGTCTACGACGAACTGGTTCCCGACGAGGAGCCGAGCGGGATCGATCCCCAGAAGCGGCTGTTCGGCAACTACGAGACGCTCGCGAAACTGGGCAGCGCGACCGCGCCGGTATCGAACTGGGTTGCCGACCTGGGTCCGGTCAGGACACTCCTCGATCGAACCCTCGGCGTCGACGAGCGGCGGTCGCTCCCCGAGTTCGAACGTGAGACGCTGCGGGGCTGGCATAGCGCGCGGGGACCGGGCGTCTCGCAAGCGGACGCCAGCCGCGAGGCCGTCCTCTATCCCGACACCTACACCAATTACGTCGACGTCGACCGCGGAAAAGCCGCGGTCCGGGTGCTCGAGGCGCTGGACGTCCACGTCCGGATTCCCCCAGTGGGCGAGAGCGGACGCGCCCCCCTCTCGCAGGGGATGATCGACACCGCCGACGAGCGGGCGAGCCGGGTGTACGCGGCGCTCGCCGAACACCTCGACGCCGGCCGAGACGTCGTCGTTATCGAACCTTCCGACCTGGCGATGTTCCACCGCGAGTACGAAAAACTGCTCCCGGAGCGGTCGTTCGAGCGGCTTCGAGAGGGGAGCTACGAGATCCTCGAGTACGTCTACGGCCGTCTCGAGAACGGCGCCGACTCCTCGGCGCTCCGCGCGCCCGAGCGACCGGTCGCCTACCACGCTCACTGCCAGCAGCGGACGCTCGGCCTCGAGCGCTACACGACGGCGGTGCTCGACCGCCTCGGCGCCGACGTCCTCGAGAGCGACGTCGAGTGCTGCGGGATGGCCGGCAGCTTCGGCTACAAGTCGGAGTACTACGAACTCAGTATGGACGTCGGCGACCGCCTCCGCGACCAGTTTACGACGCCGACGGCGCGAGACAGACTGGTCGTCGCCAGCGGAACCTCCTGCGAGGAGCAACTGGGTGCGCTGCTCGAGCGCGACGCGACGCACCCGGTCGAGGTGCTCGATCCGGCACGTCGCGGTCGGAACGGTCAGCGGTAA
- a CDS encoding LUD domain-containing protein codes for MESDAIGTFESALRGVDVRLERTIAAEARDAVADILEPPAVGTPLPFDGVSLPEGVETEPTPNELEAATTGITAVEFAVADYGSVAIRSSPTGEEPSSLYADVHVAIVAASDVLPDMEAAFERLGTDTRGGGADTVLATGPSATADMGALVTGAHGPKAVRAVVIEDR; via the coding sequence ATGGAAAGCGACGCAATCGGGACGTTCGAATCGGCCCTCCGGGGGGTCGACGTCAGGCTGGAGCGAACGATCGCGGCCGAGGCTCGGGACGCAGTAGCGGACATCCTCGAGCCCCCGGCCGTCGGCACTCCCCTTCCGTTCGACGGCGTCTCGCTGCCCGAGGGGGTCGAGACGGAGCCGACGCCGAACGAACTCGAGGCCGCGACGACGGGGATCACGGCCGTCGAGTTCGCCGTCGCGGACTACGGCTCCGTCGCGATCAGGTCCTCGCCAACTGGCGAGGAGCCGAGCAGCCTCTACGCAGATGTCCACGTCGCGATCGTCGCCGCGAGCGACGTGCTTCCCGACATGGAAGCGGCGTTCGAGCGACTCGGAACCGACACCAGAGGCGGTGGTGCCGACACCGTACTCGCGACGGGACCGAGCGCGACGGCCGACATGGGGGCGCTCGTCACGGGCGCACACGGGCCGAAGGCGGTTCGCGCGGTGGTGATCGAGGACCGATGA
- a CDS encoding L-lactate permease, which translates to MDVVAAALPLLVVAVLLVGLLWPATRAMPIAWVTALIVGFVWWNNPPGYLAGASIVGVMTALEILWIVFGALVLLYTLMQAGAFDRINRGFASVSDDRRVQIVLLAFFLATFIEGAAGFGTPAAVVAPLLLALGFPALAAVIAALIGHIIAVTYGAVGTPIIVGIREPLTIYEDRIVSEGGMSVTQYSNEVAAWAATYHALVGFVMPLFAVGMVVYFFGPREERSIRPALEVAPLCLFAGIAFAVPYWISAWFLTAEFPSLIGAMVGGAITVAMLRAGYFLPEETWDFPPREEWPAHWVGTIEPDAEEINGADGTDSSSMSLFKAWSPYVVLVALLVLTRVWEPIAAFITDADIGVDVATPVGEFTVGIVLAWSDILGQGLGAEIAWVNVPGFWLVLSALVAIPLFGMNATQIKAAWLEAGEKLVSPFIALVFVIAMVQVMLLSGGAPGAAFDQSMIELLAITTANVVGPVYPFIAALIGGLGAAMAGSNTVSNITFGGFQFTAAHELGLSSQIMVGTQAVGGAVGNLVAIHNVVAALATVGLVGQEGRVIRLNLIPLLYYAVLVGLLALLFVYVMPDVLPAVFDVY; encoded by the coding sequence ATGGACGTCGTCGCGGCGGCGCTTCCGCTGCTGGTGGTCGCGGTGTTGCTCGTCGGGTTGCTGTGGCCGGCGACGCGAGCGATGCCGATCGCCTGGGTGACTGCCCTCATCGTCGGGTTCGTCTGGTGGAACAACCCGCCGGGGTACCTCGCGGGAGCGTCGATCGTCGGCGTGATGACCGCACTCGAGATCCTGTGGATCGTCTTCGGCGCACTGGTGTTGCTCTATACGCTGATGCAGGCCGGCGCGTTCGACCGGATCAACAGGGGCTTCGCGTCCGTCTCCGACGACCGGCGGGTCCAGATCGTCCTGCTCGCGTTCTTCCTCGCCACGTTCATCGAGGGAGCCGCGGGGTTCGGCACGCCCGCGGCGGTCGTCGCGCCGCTGTTGCTCGCGCTCGGCTTTCCGGCGCTGGCGGCCGTGATCGCGGCGCTGATCGGCCACATCATCGCCGTCACGTACGGCGCGGTCGGGACGCCCATCATCGTCGGCATCCGCGAACCGCTCACCATCTACGAGGACCGGATCGTCTCCGAGGGCGGGATGTCCGTCACCCAGTACTCGAACGAGGTCGCGGCGTGGGCGGCGACCTACCACGCGCTGGTCGGCTTCGTCATGCCGCTGTTCGCCGTCGGGATGGTCGTCTACTTCTTCGGGCCGCGCGAGGAGCGGTCGATCCGGCCGGCGCTCGAGGTCGCGCCGCTGTGCCTGTTCGCCGGGATCGCGTTCGCGGTCCCCTACTGGATCTCGGCGTGGTTCCTCACCGCCGAGTTTCCGTCGCTGATCGGGGCGATGGTCGGCGGCGCGATCACCGTCGCGATGCTCCGCGCCGGCTACTTCCTGCCCGAGGAGACGTGGGACTTCCCGCCGCGCGAGGAGTGGCCCGCCCACTGGGTGGGAACGATCGAACCCGACGCCGAGGAGATCAACGGCGCCGACGGGACCGACAGCTCGTCGATGTCGCTGTTCAAGGCGTGGTCGCCGTACGTTGTCCTCGTCGCGTTGCTCGTGCTCACTCGCGTCTGGGAACCGATCGCCGCGTTCATCACCGACGCGGATATCGGCGTGGACGTCGCCACTCCCGTCGGCGAGTTCACGGTCGGCATCGTCCTCGCGTGGAGCGACATCCTCGGACAGGGGCTGGGGGCCGAGATCGCCTGGGTCAACGTTCCCGGTTTCTGGTTGGTCCTGAGCGCGCTCGTCGCGATTCCGCTGTTCGGGATGAACGCCACGCAGATCAAAGCCGCCTGGCTCGAGGCCGGCGAAAAGCTCGTCTCGCCGTTCATCGCGCTCGTGTTCGTCATCGCGATGGTACAGGTGATGCTCCTCTCGGGCGGCGCCCCCGGCGCGGCGTTCGACCAGAGTATGATCGAACTGCTCGCGATCACCACCGCGAACGTCGTCGGGCCGGTGTACCCGTTCATCGCGGCGCTCATCGGCGGCCTCGGGGCGGCGATGGCCGGTTCGAACACCGTCTCGAACATCACGTTCGGCGGCTTCCAGTTCACCGCCGCCCACGAACTCGGTCTCTCGAGCCAGATCATGGTCGGCACGCAGGCCGTCGGCGGCGCGGTCGGCAACCTCGTGGCGATCCACAACGTCGTCGCGGCGCTGGCGACGGTCGGCCTCGTCGGCCAGGAAGGGAGAGTCATCCGGCTGAATTTGATCCCGCTGCTCTACTACGCGGTGTTGGTCGGGCTGCTGGCACTGTTGTTCGTCTACGTCATGCCCGACGTGCTGCCGGCGGTGTTCGACGTCTACTGA